The following coding sequences are from one Capsicum annuum cultivar UCD-10X-F1 unplaced genomic scaffold, UCD10Xv1.1 ctg30206, whole genome shotgun sequence window:
- the LOC107855720 gene encoding uncharacterized protein LOC107855720 yields the protein MDKTLSTFHASNVVLQQHYREKGFKKYSELSSHLLMAEQNNNLLMKNHELRPAGSTPFPEVNEVYAHYARHGRGHRSGRGRGRGRGRGQGRDYGQERNHVPGVNHSPNKWFHQNEQRRSDKHETGKTCVCFKCGAKGHYQRGCRTPKHLVELYQASLKKKGKSPEANFVSKNHVDIAHLDVADFFENPEGKIDHLIGDGSVATEE from the coding sequence ATGGACAAGACACTttccacttttcatgcctcgaatgtggTCTTGCAACAACACTATAGAGAAAAAGGGTTCAAGAAATATTCTGAACTAAGTTCTCACCTCCTtatggctgaacaaaataataatttgttaaTGAAAAATCACGAGCTTCGACCTGCTGGATCTACACCATTTCCTGAAGTGAATGAGGTGTACGCCCACTATGCTAGGCATGGAAGGGGTCACAGATCTGGTCGAGGACGTGGACGTGGGCGTGGCCGAGGACAAGGACGAGACTATGGTCAAGAAAGAAACCATGTTCCTGGCGTTAATCACTCACCAAATAAATGGTTCCatcaaaatgaacaaagaagaagtGACAAACATGAAACAGGTAAAACATGTGTTTGTTTTAAATGTGGAGCAAAAGGACACTATCAACGTGGCTGTCGTACTCCCAAACATTTGGTTGagctttatcaagcatcactaaagaaaaaggggaaaagcCCTGAAGCTAATTTTGTCTCGAAAAATCATGTTGACATTGCTCACTTAGATGTAGCAGATTTCTTCGAGAATCCTGAGGGAAAGATAGATCACCTGATTGGTGATGGTTCTGTGGCTACGGAAGAATGA